From Neobacillus sp. PS2-9, the proteins below share one genomic window:
- a CDS encoding dipeptidase, whose protein sequence is MNIIDLHCDALMKLQEAKGALRFADAPELQTNKARLQQGQIKVQCFAIFIEPEIKGDQKFQVALEQIDYFYKEVLGRNPDMVHIKEWSDFDRLKIGQIGAMLTLEGVDAIGNDLAKLHILYRLGVRSVGLTWNQANLAADGAGEPRGAGLTLFGKEIVEFNNEHQILTDVSHLSDKGIWEVIELAKYPIASHSNARALCHHPRNLTDEQAKAMFTKGGLIHVVYHPPFVKESGEVKITDLVKHIDHFCSLGGVKQIGLGSDFDGISTFITNLEDASKSQNLINELLKHYTEDEVKGFAYENFLNHRPGIK, encoded by the coding sequence ATGAATATTATAGATTTACACTGTGACGCATTAATGAAACTTCAAGAAGCCAAAGGGGCCCTTCGATTTGCAGATGCACCGGAATTACAAACCAATAAAGCCCGATTACAGCAAGGACAAATAAAGGTTCAGTGCTTTGCTATTTTTATAGAACCCGAAATTAAAGGAGACCAGAAATTTCAGGTGGCACTTGAACAAATTGATTATTTTTACAAAGAAGTGCTGGGAAGAAACCCGGACATGGTACATATCAAGGAATGGTCTGATTTTGACCGCTTAAAAATTGGCCAAATTGGAGCCATGCTGACACTCGAAGGGGTAGACGCCATTGGCAACGATTTAGCCAAACTGCATATTCTTTACAGGTTAGGGGTCCGGTCAGTAGGGCTGACCTGGAATCAGGCAAACCTAGCAGCAGATGGAGCAGGAGAACCGCGCGGAGCGGGACTGACTCTTTTTGGAAAAGAAATCGTTGAGTTTAATAACGAGCATCAGATCCTTACAGATGTTTCCCATTTAAGTGATAAGGGGATATGGGAGGTCATTGAGCTGGCCAAGTATCCAATTGCGAGCCATTCTAATGCAAGAGCACTTTGCCATCACCCACGTAACTTAACAGATGAACAGGCGAAAGCGATGTTTACCAAGGGCGGACTAATCCATGTTGTGTACCATCCACCGTTTGTAAAAGAATCTGGTGAGGTAAAAATAACTGACCTAGTAAAGCATATTGATCATTTTTGCTCGTTGGGCGGGGTGAAACAGATTGGTTTAGGCTCCGATTTTGATGGAATCTCTACGTTTATTACCAACCTAGAAGATGCCTCTAAGAGCCAAAATCTGATTAATGAACTATTAAAGCATTATACAGAGGACGAAGTGAAAGGCTTTGCTTATGAAAACTTCCTTAACCACCGCCCAGGGATTAAGTGA
- a CDS encoding SRPBCC domain-containing protein — protein sequence MSKLFVDKAIEITTPAAKVWEVLTISDKNAEWAKEFSSGGPEFHLESTWELGSPVLWKGQDGTVIVEGNVTALEPNKLLRFTVFDVRSPERPAVTEENGITFRLMEEAGKTTLHILQGDFSVMTDGEKYRDLSADIWDKVLPKVKEMAEQTN from the coding sequence ATGAGCAAGCTTTTCGTCGATAAAGCGATTGAAATAACTACCCCTGCAGCAAAAGTATGGGAAGTCCTAACGATCAGTGATAAAAATGCTGAGTGGGCGAAAGAATTCTCAAGTGGCGGCCCAGAGTTTCACCTTGAATCGACTTGGGAACTGGGTAGTCCGGTCCTTTGGAAAGGCCAAGATGGGACTGTTATTGTGGAAGGTAATGTAACAGCTTTGGAGCCAAACAAGCTGCTCCGCTTTACGGTATTTGACGTTCGAAGTCCTGAGCGGCCTGCAGTGACAGAGGAAAACGGGATTACTTTTCGACTGATGGAGGAGGCAGGTAAGACAACCCTTCATATTTTACAAGGGGATTTCTCTGTGATGACGGATGGGGAAAAATATCGAGATTTAAGTGCGGATATTTGGGACAAGGTACTGCCAAAGGTAAAAGAGATGGCGGAGCAAACTAACTAA